In Balearica regulorum gibbericeps isolate bBalReg1 chromosome 2, bBalReg1.pri, whole genome shotgun sequence, one DNA window encodes the following:
- the LYPLA1 gene encoding acyl-protein thioesterase 1, with protein MCGNNMSAPLPAIVPAARKATAAVIFLHGLGDTGHGWSEALAGIKSPHVKYICPHAPVMPVSLNMNMAMPSWFDIIGLSPDSQEDEVGIKQAAENVKALIDQEVKNGIPSNRIILGGFSQGGALSLYTALTTQQKLAGVVALSCWLPLRASFPQGPINGVNKEIAVLQCHGDCDPLVPLMFGSLTVEKLKSMINPANVTFRTYSGMMHSSCIEEMMDVKQFIDKHLPPID; from the exons ATGTGCGGCAACAACATGTCGGCGCCGCTGCCTGCCATCGTCCCGGCCGCCAGGAAGGCGACGGCTGCC gtcatttttcttcatggaTTGGGAGATACCGG GCATGGATGGTCAGAAGCACTTGCAGGTATCAAAAGCCCCCACGTAAAATACATTTGCCCACATGC GCCAGTTATGCCAGTTTCTTTGAACATGAACATGGCTATGCCGTCATG GTTTGATATCATTGGACTTTCTCCAGATTCACAGGAAGATGAAGTTGGGATCAAGCAAGCAGCAGAGAATG TTAAAGCACTGATAGATCAAGAAGTAAAAAATGGAATTCCTTCTAATCGAATTATTCTGGGAGGCTTTTCTCAG GGAGGTGCTTTATCATTGTATACAGCTCttacaacacaacaaaaattaGCAGGTGTTGTAGCCCTCAGCTGTTGGCTTCCTCTACGGGCTTCTTTTCCTCAG GGGCCTATCAATGGTGTCAACAAGGAGATTGCTGTTCTTCAGTGCCATGGGGACTGTGACCCATTGGTTCCTTTAATGTTTGGTTCTCTCACTGTTGAGAAGCTAAAGAGCATGATAAATCCAGCGAATGTCACCTTCAGGACTTACTCTGGCATGATGCATAGCTCATGTATTGAG GAGATGATGGATGTAAAACAGTTCATAGACAAACATCTACCTCCCATAGACTGA